The following nucleotide sequence is from Macrobrachium nipponense isolate FS-2020 chromosome 12, ASM1510439v2, whole genome shotgun sequence.
GCCGTTTATTGAGACCATGCTTCTCTGACCATTGTTCGttaacattattatcattgttattttttttcaattattattattttactatcaccgttataataatattttcattgtttttcgaTTTCATTCCCTACACGTcgtatgattttcattatttgcttttcttttctgttgTGGCAAACCTGAGGGTATAGTACGCAACCTCTTTCGAATGGAAGTGGAAGAGACGTACGGCGCATGCGCAGTCCGTTGTGCTATATATGAGGTTCtcaacgatttaaaaaaaaagaaaaaactttcgtTATTGCAATTAGCGATGCCCTTTCGTGAAAAGATTCAAATGGTGAACTCGGGCCAAGATAAAAAGGAAGTAGAAAGGAAATGgagaaaaagataattaaaaaaacataatctgAAAAATTATATGATTTGAGATTAGTTCATGTAAaggtgtgtacatgtgtgtgtgtccttctAAGCTTTTGCGTTGGGAAATTATTTTAACCATTCATGCGCATGTGCATGTATGCGTATGCATACTACACACACCTACACGCGCATCGAACATGAATTATTATGCCTGGATATGCCTTTACAGATCAGTGGAAAAAATAATGCATTTAGTATTGGATTATACCAGCTAAACTCCGTTTTAATCCTTAGATTATCGGTATAATGTTGTTGGTTTTTTCAAACGAAATTTTCACTgctaaatattcataattatttttgggTAGGGTTTTTTTTGGTCAAATTTTGTAATTTGTATGATAAatcaaccacacacaaatttatattatatgtatatatgtgtgtgtgttatatatatatgtgtatatgtatgtatgtatgtatgtatgtatgtatgtatgtatgcatgtatgtatacttcATGGCTTTCCTATATTGACACGTACATTAAGTTAGTCTCTTAATGACTGGGGTGTAAGTTAATAATTTGTAGTTGAAATTATTGTATCCCaattttgtccctttttttttgacagaaaaaTTAATTCGTTCTTGTTACGAATGAATTTAAGGAATATTTCTGGCGCTAGTGCATGACGTCACAGAAATCTCATTTGTCCTTAGCTATAATTTTGCCTGATTGCATTATGCACCTATATCAAGTTGTGGTATTGTAAGTGACTCATCATCAGTAGTCGCGtctccacctaaaaacacgttaaAGTATGGATTTCCGGTTGCTAAGTAGTTTTTAGAGGATTCCTTCGTGTTATTTGTGACATTTCCGTGCAAACTGACTGATTTCTTTATGTTGAATTATTTTCCGTTATGGTTAAATGGTATCAAATAAATTACGACGTGGatatgttaatttatcatttttatcatgttatctcacgTGTCTTTGcacattccatgtatatggccttgagctggaataatatttattattattattgtacttagtgagcagaccctctctcatgcatactttattaaaagtagaaGCTACTTTAGCAGGGTTACGCGTGTAGAGAAGAATCtttacaagcgtaacgctgctgaggtaccattagcaattatattttattattattattattattattattattattattattattattattattattattattattattattattcattctcgAATCATATGGCGTAAGACTATGATAAAAATACTGCtgaggtagccattactttttataaattattattattattattattggaaaagtaaatccacaatagtatgcctGCTTGATTTTGTAATTTGATTACAAAATCAACCAGACATACTATTGttgattttccttttccattttattgactcaagtgaatatgagtcttctttggattattattattattaattccagaATGTTATGGCGTCTGAGATCCAATTCTTAAGAGTTGTTATAATTATGATATGAATCTTCTTGAGGGCTTGATTTTCCAGAGCCCTTAATCCTGCAGCTAAATTAATTATCAGTCTGAGAGGAACCGCCATGAAATCCATTGTGTAATGCGACTGCTAATATGAGTCTGTGTTCTACCAGTCATTTTCGTAACAAAACAGTGTCTTGTCTTGCGTTTCGTGGTGTGATTTCTGAAGTGACATTGAATCCATGTATCTTGGAGAATGgaagagatactaatgaaacAGAGCAGTGAGTCATAGAGAATGGAAGAGAAGTGATCTTAGAGAAAGAAAGGGATAAGGAAACAGATCAATGAATCATAGTGGATGAAAGAGATAAGGAAACAGAGAAGTGAATCATAGAGGATGAAAGAGATAATGAAACAGAGAAGTGAGTCATAGAGGATGAAAGAGATAAGGAAGTAGAGAGGTGATTCACAGGGAATGAAAGAGATAAGGAATTGGAAAAGTGAATGAAAGGGAATGACAgagataagaaaatagaaaagtgaATGAAAGAGAATGACAGAGATGAGGAAATAGACAAGTGAATCGCAGAGAAGGAAAAAGGAAGTAGACGAGTGAATCATAGAGAATGATAGAGATAACGAAGTAGACACGTGAATcacaaagaatgaaagaggtagAAGGAAGTAGACAAATTAAtcttagagaaaaaaaagggacaaGGAAATAGATAAGTGATTCATAGAGAATGAAATAGATAAGGAAATAGGCAAGTGAATCATAGAGGATGCAAGAGATAACAGGAAGTAAACAAGCGAATGATAGAGATAAGAAAATAGAGAAGTGAATCTTTGAGAATGAGAGAAATAAGCAAGCAGAGAAAGGTGAATCATAGGAAGAAGAAATACGAAAAGGGTGTATGAAGGATTACCTATAACCCGAGTCGTAATTCGTGAAATTACAACAgcgccattttttttcttcaacataTCACGCGAATtgcaagaaagtttttttttttttttttttttttttaattctctatcAAATTCCATCACATCCGTCACCCGTGGCTGAGCGGATGACGTCTAACCCGAAAGCGACTTTCGCATTGTCTGTGAACGGTCGATACATCATCGTTGGTTAAATCATTTATGAATGTGAATTAAAgctcgttttattattattttttttattattttatacacGGAAGTGACTAGAATGATCTGTGgctaagaaaagttttttttttttttttttaccaagtatgtctgtttattttttacatggctgttttatattttctgttttcctaAGTGTCTTCGATCGTCgaagtagaaataaaaaagaaaaattccaggTTCATCATTGACGGTTAGAAACAAGCCATAGGAAGTCGTACGACGGTTGTTACGACTAGATTTGGTCGTCTTTAGTTGACTCAACTTCGTGACTCGGATTTATGACTAGagccgagaaagagagagagagagagagagagagagagagagagagagagagaggagtgtgtgtGTCCTTAAGCAGAATTGAAGAGAATTAATTATTGTGCGTTTCGATGGGATGATCTGTTAAGTATCATAAATTGTGATTAAAGGCTGACtagattattatcatttattgtcCATCATCGCTTCGAGAGTCGCTGTTCGTCCCTATGAAGGTTTGGCCTCATTTCGGTGAATACGgtagatttttttcttatcagcggactgtgagagagagagagagagagagagagagagagagagagagagagagagagagagagagagagagagagagagagacaatgaacGTGGATTACCGCCGGTAGCGGAGTGAAGAAGTTTCTCTTAAGACCGGACCTCTCCGCACACCCGCCATCCAATCTTGGACGCTATTGACCACACTTGTCCGAACACGTGCACTCCCCCCAGAGTACTTAACTAAGTTTCGATGACCACGACAACGCCGACTTCGACTTAACCGTCGCTATACACCCAAAGAGTGGATCAGACGAAAACAATTTGGCTCCGCTTAACGAGGATGGGGGAGGTCATCGTTTATCGTGACGACGACGACGTCGAGGCCAAGGCCGGGGAACGGAGGATGTCAAGCCACCAATAGCGGCATCGTCATGCAGTGAGATTGGCCAATCAGGATGGATATTGGCTCCTCTTGCTTGTTTGCGAACCGGGAGGTCAGTCGTTCTTGGAAAAAAATGACAcactatatttttaaaaaaatatgtctaGTCTCGGAAAAGATCCACAATTCTTTTTTCTcgacctatattattattatataataatctctatAAGACTCTACCTGAATGATATGTATTGGTGAGATTATTCCTGGTTGAGGAAGTTTTAGCGACGTGACAGAGGCTTCGTTCCTCCTGTTGACAACAGACAGCATAGGTAACACGTgagtaaacaaaaaaagaaaaaaaaaaaaagaaaaaaataaaactacgaaCTACCTACGACTAGGTCACAAAATCCTTGAGCTTTGGGTTGCACGCAAAAGtgcaaaataagttttttttttattttttatttttttactatactcCGATAGTATGATACAAGTAAATATATTACTATGTACATGTCTTTGGTAAATTAGAACAAAGCTCTCTTGAAGTCtcatgtttcattttcatttttccgcCAACGGGGAGAAACGCCCCCCTTCTcctcgaaaaaaaaacaaagaaaaaaaaaagacaaataaactcGTGTCGATCTAATCGAAAGGACAGTGGAAAATATCAGCCTTTGTTTCTCCTCACTAATCATCGACGCTTACAAAGCTTCGTAAAAATCTATCTATCAGCTGCGCCATCACCGGCGCACCCGTGCAAAATGTCGGCCATATTACCGACCGACACGACCAATAAACACAGTGTTTCGCGTAATATcactggagaaagagagagagagagctagagagagagtgagagatagagagagagagagagagagagaacatctgaCAGATCCTTACTCGAAAAATGATATGCAATAATTTAAGGAGGAGACTTAAACTAATTTTGTACAAAGTGTCCTGACATTCAATCTGTTTCCCCATATGAGTGTCTGATTTCGTTCAGCATAGTTTCCAATTTTCCTCACTGGATGATTTCTTATTTTCCTCAAGGACGTGAACAGATTCATCGCGTTATTCAgtctcaggtatatatatatatatatatatatatatatatatatatatatatatatatatatatatatatatatatatatatatatgatgatgataatcaacACCTGGGCTCTCTGCCACAACACCCGTGTGACACGAGACACCgtcatcagaattttttttttcttatttattcatctctTACATGCTGACTgaggtaatgttttttttattatttattcatttatcaatattatatttttctttctatcgTAAATACGACACTATCCGATATTTCCTAAAATCGTGCAAGGCCACTGTTTTGGAAACCACTTATCCCTTAGTGTGACcttcaaaaatgtatatatacctgtatgtatgtatatatatatatatatatatatataatatatatatatatatatatatatatatatatatatatatatatattcttttcatgacAATGGTCACTGCGACCAGGGTCACATAATGACATCCGAACCCCCAGTGTCCCTCCAAATGACGGATGATGACGTCTGCGATGAGAAAGTCAGCCGTcggctgctgctactgctgctgctgctgctcctcgaTTCTAGAAGAAGGCCGAGGAGGTAAGGCTCGAGTAATCCCTTGGAATCGTCACCATCGCGTCCTTTGGAGTAAATCCTTAGAGTAGCCCCAATGCTCGAATTGTAAAATCACCACCACTACCAGTaatgaattattcattattttccatttgttttctatataataatatattttctcatttctttccttttcttagcAGTTTCGAACACCCTGATTCACCCGCACTTATAAAGATCACTATAAGTACTAGAAAAGGCCATGTGAACTCCGCCCCTTTATCTCATCACCCGTCAGTTTGTATTTCGTGGGCGTCCATGTAAAGAGGCTGTCACTGTGTCAGTTGGCGTGTGGCCTGGTGGGCGTGGGCGGCAGCGTAGGCGTAGCTGTATGCCCATGAAGGGCCAGGGGTCACCCACCGCTCACCCGCATCGCCCTGATCGGTCCATGGTGGGCGAGGCGTGGGCGGACAGGCGTTGGAGCCTGAGTTGGAGGGTGGGCGGTtcccctgctgctgctgctgctgctgaagtTGCTGGTGTTGGAAGTGGTGGGCGGAGCGAGAGGGCAGGTCTAAGGACGAACGGGCACCAGGGGAGGCCATCCACTACGGAACGGGCGTGTGGGGCGGCATGGGTGAGGTCATCATGGAGCTCATGGAGGTGTGCACGTTGCCGGCGCCCATCTGCTTCTGGCTGGCGGCGAACTTCATCCTCTTCTGCTTCTGCCGCTGGTTGCAGAACCACACCCGGACCACGTTCTTCTTCAGGTCCAGCTTCTCCGCGATGGCCGCGATCTTCTCCCCAGACGGCCGCGGCTGCACCGCGAAGTAAGCCTCCAGGGACCGCTTCTCAGGGGCCGCTATGGACGTCCTCTTGCGCTTCTGGAGGAGGAGACAAGGGTCGGCGGATTAGTACTTGGACtctgtcatcatcattatttatctatttatctttttggTGCTCTTTAAACtacagggtgaggaacactgggTACATTGAATTCAAGATTCAGAGGGTTGTTTTGGGTCTCTTCCCTTGCTATTTGAAAAGGGGGTTGAGgctgttggggggcgggggttggaaagagagacacacagagagaggtTTAGTTAACCTTGAAGCAGTAGGTTAGTGAGTACATCTAGGCCTAACAGTTCATACACAGACCATTTAAACCATGCAATTACACGTTCATGCTGTTTCCATCAATCTACATGTGAAGGGAACCGCTATTTGCCCAGGGGCAAGGTACTCTTGATCTTGTCTAGAGACACAGCAGCCAATAAATAACAAAGTGAAGTAACTGCagggatatttgtgtgtgtgtgtgtgtgggtgggtgggtggaggtagtcgtgtgtgtgtgtgtgtatacatgtatataatgtgCTCTTCTAGGATGGACGGGTGCGTGTATGACCACCAAGTCGATACTCAAATAGTTCGATTGACAATTGCTCGACCGAAGGCGTTCGTGAATAATACAAAAAGCCGTCGGTCGGTCGAGAGACCAAATGGGCAAAGCAGCCAGATTTACACCATCCAGGTCCTTTGTGAGAGCTCTTATTGGATCTCCGAATCAATAGGATATGAGGGGGATATACACTGACTCTAACAACCGGGAAAAATGAACGCCTTTATGTGTATCGCCTGGTGGCATGagcttttttctttatctttcttttcatttatgttatgctttttttttttattcagtttcttgGATGGAGGTGGTAGTGATGGTGACGGGAGTAGGGGACATCTAGGATTGTGGTTGGGGGTGAGTAGGGTTGGTGGTGGAGTGGGCGGTAGGTGTGAGTCTGGGGGTAGtagtgggtgggtgggtaggtgTGGTCTTCCGGTGGTTACGGAGGTGGCTGCAACAACGATCACTGAACATTGTTCTTGGATATGCTCAGAGATGTGTCGCCAAGGGAGAAGCAACTCTATTCCATTGCTCCCGGAGGGTCAAAATAGCAGTTCGAGGTCCTGGCGAAACCCTTCCTCACCTTTCACTCATTTTGTCAATTCCGTCAAGTGGGCTGAGTGCAAAACCTCATAAACTCATTCCTTGAATAGGGTCCACATGCGCTGAGATCCTTTTTAAAGCGAATGAATAAATTTCGAGGtaggatttattatttttttcttcaaccgAAGAAAAAATGGCAAGATTCTCAAGTGATTGCAAGAATGAAAAATTCAACAAAGACATTTTTGATGTCACGATtgatttttcagacaaaagaTGATGATAGCGCCatgttttattacatttttattttatttttttcgtcggTACTTTGGGGAATTTGAGAATAGTTTATGAGGTCGGGGGTTACAGATGATAAACGTGAGTTACTGATCCAGTAAAGATCGAAAAATATACAGATACCCTCtgtgtttgtattttgtatttttacgctttaaaaaaaaaagggggggtggggggggggggcggggggagccgCCTGACAAAATGAGTGCCGTGATCCCGGGTTAACGAAAGGACTTCATCACATGTTCTAAAGGATATGGCCTAATCCTGAGAAGTGCCGGCCTCATATCCTCACATCATCTACCTCGCCCATAGGGAGGACTGAGGGGGCGTCCGGATCTCGTCGCTTGTTCTTGGCTTGGGCTTCGGCTTCCTCCAACCAGGCCTGCAGCACCGGCTTCAGCGCGATCATGTTGTTGTGCGACAAGGTCAGAGACTCGAATCTGTTCCAGAGAATGAAAGTGGTGGGGATGAActtttaattatatacatttttattcattaattttatatattttttcctgtcgttttgattccatttttattaacctTTGCTCGAAAACATGcatacatttcaaaataaaatttttcttcaatttttataCATTTGTCCTTGTCGTTTTGATCCCATTTTTATTGACCTTTGCTgacaaacatatacataaatcaaaATGTATTTCCTAAGATGTATTTACTTAATATGTTGATATCTCTCCTGTCATTTTGATTCATGTCATAATACAGTTCTTTGAAAACATATGTACAGTGCGAAATTGATTTCCTAAGATATATTCACTTAATGTCCtgatatctttattaaaattccCTTCTGAATTAAGAGTTATAAACCCCTTGGTAAATTTCTAACGCTGTTGATGCAGAACTAGAGGtcaaagaaaaaattgaagactGGCATTTAGACTGTATTTTGGTGTCCCCGTTTGTAGTTCAAGTTTATAATAACTTTTGTATTTAGAATCAGTTTCCTACCATACATCtcataatattaaattaattcgCTAGCTATTCCCTTTTCCACCTTTTAGAAATCCAGACTTTGTTATTAAGGCTTATAAAATTGTGACGGTCTGTTCCTGCAGTCAAATTTGATTTGCATAATATTGTGGCGttaatttaggatatttttaaatattcagaGATTAGGTTTTATGCTTGTTTTGCGTTTCAGTCGATGTCTATCCTTTATCGTGTTCGTTAGTTTGCTATTTCCATaattagattgtttttatttaagcttctaACGAATATAttacctttgtttttatttaagcttctaACGaatatattaccttttttttatttaagcttctaACGAATATAttacctttgtttttatttaagcttctaACGAATATGTTACCTTAATACATCGTGATTGATGTAATGTGGATTGAATCTGAAGTATGAACGAAATCAACCTTCATAATTCTAGTGAAGAAAATCTGTCGAAAATTCTGAATTTCAGATATACATGGCGGAATGGACAAACTGATGTTTTCTGTACAGTACAATATTAAATTTTAACTTCGGCATCTTTTGTTACGCTTTCCAGAAACATGATGTGAATTCGCTTTCCATTTATCAACAGTGTACTTACAAGCGCCATTGGAAATATGACCGAGAACGCTCTGCAAGTTGCAATTGTTTTAATAACTGAAAAGTGAACATTTTAAGGTAGGTTTTCCAGCGAGAAAATTGGCACGCCCTTGTCTCTGTGCAACGCTGGAAGAGTATTATTCCATGTTTCCAGCTCAGACCGGTGTAATTTCAGTCCAAATTATGGTTTCCAGTTTTTGCGGTTGAAAGGTTACATAATATGATACGGCTGGCTATTTCAAATCGCTGCGATTTTATTCCGATGTTTCTGTAACGTATTCGTAATGTATTTCGTATTCTCCATAACGCCTTGTATAATCCgagaatgtctttttttttaatttaatcagtTGCATCACCAATCCTGTAATCAAATGACAACGTTGCTGTAGGTATTTCCATGATTCCCTCCTAATTATAAATGTGCTTATTGCGAATGTTTAGTTCAGTCGCACCGTACCTGTAAAAACGGTGCTTCAGTCTAAGTATCAGATTTAGGATTCTACATATTATATCACCTCTTCAGGATACCTTTTAATCGTTAGTCGTTGCCCGAATAGAGCAAAACAACTGCAAAACGTATCGCTAATCGTCTTACTTTTGCAAACTGAAAGGCGACGTCTTACGCCTGCGCAAACCGCCATTGAAAACAAAGTCGAGAGAGCCAAAGTCTGACGCTCTCCGGTACTGAAGAAGTGACTCTCGGCCCAGGGCATAAAACTCACCTGCAGATGGTGGACTGTGAGAGCGCCCCTACGCCGGGCAACTTGAGGTTGGCCAACGCCTTCCCGACGTCCGCCTGCGTGACACCAAGTTTGATGCGCCTTTGTTTGAAGCGCTCGGCGAAGGCTTCCAGTTCCCGGGGGTCCGTGTCTGTGTCATGCATACTGTAGGGGGGAGAGGGGAAATTCaacttttaaacaagtttttggTCCCGGGAAGGGTTGGAGATTCATGTGACTGAgtgccgtattattattatttatattttattattattattattattattattattattattaccggaggaacaaatccaaagttatgtatggttacataTACAAAAgtataagccaagaaggaaagtgtgaaacactggagtggcttatacctttatttatgcatttatcacgttccaaaatttcgtgattcagttatacatggtTACATATATTTAGAATCTGTCAGTTGATtaccgaaagctctctgtaaagatttattttcaaataaaatattatacgtaCCCATAagtaactgtggattttttcacatttcaagactcatgcaactgtgataatttttaatattattattattattattattattttattattattattattattattattattattatagaggaggagaccttctctgagggcagtagcgttgaaaattatagctgTGTCCAAGGCATTTAATTTGTATAGTCTCTCCTATTTGGTGCGCGATCGACGCGTAAGAGGAAGTAAACTTAAGACAACATAAATCTTTCTATGTCCTTAGGGAACTTGATATACACAAACTACATgctgataaaataaaatgtaaaatgaatggAGAAGGCTCTATACAAATTAAATGCCAGTGGAaaacagctatattattattattattatttattatattacttattattattattattattattattattattatttattattattattatttattattattattattaaaaaccaaTGCTTGTAGAGAgccgtctcttttttttctcattggatGTTTCATGTCTGAGGGTAGATGGTAAAATAAATTTCACAAAGGACtctttacaagttaaatgcagtgGAAACATCTATTGCTTTTAATGGCATTGCTCTAAAAGGGAGACTCCatccatgttattattattattattattattattattattattattattattattattattattatgcttttatATACAAGAGGTCACCAAACTTGAAAAGATAACACAAGGGCACTGAAGATGACAGCAATAGTAGCTTTTGTAATACACGATAATTATTTTGCTAATAGTTCAACCGTAACACATCTGTAACAATGTGAATATATTAGGCAGAAGATTGAAACAAATTTCTATTAATGGGCCTTTTTCTCTTATAATTataagtagtagcagtagtagtagtagtagtaatagtaatatgaggaggaggaggaggaggaggaggaggacaatttGAGAATAACATATTTCGTATGTATACAAGCACCCCctttttttgaca
It contains:
- the LOC135224715 gene encoding inhibitory POU protein-like isoform X7, translating into MNIKQESSSITKAKNYTDLTNVPSSVEAEDYKPLPLAPQTQLFGAGLDDGLLSRAEALAAVDISKHGHGQPPGTLPQLKHDMMYHPGMATTPHTPPISRTNQFYKKYDMGHHSMDGLEMMDPISSSSMTTLTPMSDGSSMHQLHGAVYTHSPMNTMMPHHGLTHPHMPLTMHDTDTDPRELEAFAERFKQRRIKLGVTQADVGKALANLKLPGVGALSQSTICRFESLTLSHNNMIALKPVLQAWLEEAEAQAKNKRRDPDAPSVLPMGEVDDKRKRTSIAAPEKRSLEAYFAVQPRPSGEKIAAIAEKLDLKKNVVRVWFCNQRQKQKRMKFAASQKQMGAGNVHTSMSSMMTSPMPPHTPVP